In the genome of Oculatellaceae cyanobacterium, one region contains:
- a CDS encoding M23 family metallopeptidase — MISNQVKSFVRSFVFAGLMVICPVFVQKVMAGEKLPFDPGAKFSMSRAISTEHKGYDFVPPSDGYYARSSRAGTVAAVGYDSSGGCSIANLPSGFGYRVVIKHEDNTYTIYAHLKENTFKVSLNQFIPQGTQLGVIGSSGCSTGRHLHFQKSDEQYGSRYQSVAFDEPITDWSSIYSQNYGTDILAPILQPLLSN, encoded by the coding sequence TTGATAAGTAATCAAGTTAAATCTTTTGTTCGCTCTTTTGTTTTTGCCGGATTAATGGTTATTTGTCCAGTTTTTGTCCAAAAAGTGATGGCTGGAGAGAAGTTGCCATTTGATCCAGGTGCTAAGTTTTCAATGTCTCGCGCAATAAGTACAGAGCACAAAGGATATGATTTTGTACCTCCCAGTGATGGTTATTATGCTCGTTCTTCACGAGCAGGAACTGTTGCTGCAGTTGGTTATGATTCATCAGGTGGGTGTTCTATAGCAAACTTGCCTTCTGGCTTTGGCTATCGTGTTGTTATAAAGCATGAGGATAATACCTATACCATTTATGCACACTTGAAAGAAAATACTTTTAAAGTGAGCCTAAATCAATTTATACCCCAAGGCACCCAGCTTGGGGTAATAGGTAGTTCTGGTTGCTCAACCGGACGACACCTTCATTTCCAAAAATCAGATGAACAGTATGGGAGTAGATATCAATCAGTAGCATTTGATGAACCAATTACTGATTGGTCTTCAATCTATTCCCAGAACTATGGAACCGATATTCTTGCTCCAATACTTCAACCTTTACTTTCCAACTAA